A single window of Apodemus sylvaticus chromosome 4, mApoSyl1.1, whole genome shotgun sequence DNA harbors:
- the Ivl gene encoding involucrin, with product MSHQHTLPVTAPAVVQESLKTVCSPVHTQQEQTKQPTPHPAQGQVFTEPQEKGFPKHVEKGTNPVKDLPEPECEHHQQPGLQKQQLQVEKPQQELQEQELHLEKQQPPKEPQGLLCLGQQQQHELQEQKQHLRQQQQPQEQDLHLGQKQKQQQLQEQELPLGQHQKQKLHDPELHLGKQQQQESHDPELHLGKQQQQQESNNPELHLGKQQQQESHNPELHLGKQKQQESHNPELHLGKQQQQQESHNPELHLGKQQQQESHDPDLNQGKQQQQESRDPELNLGKQQQQESHEPELQLGEKQHQETEDPELHLGKQQASHEPDMAVNQKEKQKLREPELHLGKQQPQQREHEGYQSLVQSLKQEKASREQKLDDSHLGEEKELLDQPLDQELVKKDDQLERKKHELGNLTQQEIVQLVPSTDQIQETKPVQPVKGEDLLTTEKQQKNHKVQ from the coding sequence ATGTCCCATCAACACACACTGCCAGTGACTGCTCCAGCTGTGGTACAAGAATCTCTCAAGACTGTGTGTTCTCCAGTTCATACCCAGCAGGAACAAACAAAGCAACCCACCCCACATCCCGCACAAGGCCAGGTCTTCACCGAGCCTCAAGAGAAGGGCTTTCCCAAACATGTGGAGAAGGGGACAAACCCTGTGAAGGATCTGCCTGAGCCAGAGTGTGAGCACCACcagcagccaggactacaaaagCAGCAGCTGCAGGTGGAAAAGCCACAGCAGGAGCTGCAGGAACAGGAACTGCATCTGGAGAAGCAGCAGCCACCAAAGGAGCCCCAGGGGCTCCTGTGCCTGGGACAGCAACAGCAGCATGAGCTGCAAGAGCAAAAACAGCACctcagacagcagcagcagccacaggagCAGGATCTGCACCTGGGACAGAAGCAGAAGCAACAGCAACTACAAGAACAAGAGCTTCCATTAGGACAGCACCAGAAGCAGAAGCTGCATGACCCAGAACTGCACCtgggaaagcagcagcagcaggagtcaCATGACCCAGAACTGCACCtgggaaagcagcagcagcaacaggagTCAAATAACCCAGAACTGCACCtgggaaagcagcagcagcaggagtcaCATAACCCAGAACTGCACCTGggaaagcagaagcagcaggagtCACATAACCCAGAGCTGCACCtgggaaagcagcagcagcagcaggagtcaCATAACCCAGAGCTGCACCtgggaaagcagcagcagcaggagtcaCATGACCCAGACCTGAACCagggaaagcagcagcagcaggagtcaCGTGACCCAGAACTGAACCTtggaaagcagcagcagcaggagtcaCATGAGCCAGAACTGCAATTGGGAGAGAAGCAGCATCAAGAGACTGAGGACCCAGAACTACACCTGGGAAAGCAGCAGGCGTCACATGAACCAGATATGGCAGTGaatcagaaagagaaacagaaacttcGTGAGCCAGAACTGCACCTGGGAAAGCAGCAGCCGCAACAGAGAGAGCACGAAGGCTATCAAAGCTTGGTTCAGTCTCTTAAGCAAGAGAAAGCTTCAAGGGAGCAGAAGCTAGATGACTCACAcctaggagaggagaaggaactCTTGGACCAGCCACTGGATCAAGAACTTGTAAAGAAGGATGAtcaactggaaaggaagaagcacgAATTGGGGAACCTGACACAGCAGGAGATAGTGCAATTAGTACCAAGCACTGACCAAATCCAAGAGACTAAGCCAGTCCAACCAGTGAAAGGAGAAGACTTGCTCACTACAGAGAAGCAGCAGAAGAACCATAAAGTGCAGTGA